One genomic segment of Ignavibacteriota bacterium includes these proteins:
- a CDS encoding MFS transporter: protein MKTPFQNNPKLNLNSNKFKIFVWTLYDFANTSYSIVVVTFIFAVYFKDVIAQKLPIGDLFWSLGISISMVLTGIISPILGAIADYSAGKKRFLLFFTLLCIIPTSLLYFTHEGDILLALILFILSNIGFEAALVFYDSFLPEITSRKTYGRVSGYGFAMGYLGSLIILALSYPFIESGKIKETFPLAALFFFIFSIPLFLFLNDSRKKVESSISFINIGVSRVWNTIKHLKDYKNLALFLLSFFLYIEGVNTVIFFAGNYASTTLNFTMIELIIFFIIVQTTAIFGSILFGIISDSIGQKKSIIISLFIWIFTIVLAYFTSSSESFIVQILSKYFNISDQQIMIKSFYFVGLLAGSVMGATQSTSRSLMSKLTPESKKTEFFGFYSLFGKSSAVIGPLVFGLVSYSSGNQRFAILSVGIFFILGLFSLHFVKDTQPQN from the coding sequence TTGAAAACTCCCTTCCAAAACAATCCTAAATTAAATTTAAATTCTAATAAATTTAAAATTTTTGTTTGGACTTTATACGATTTTGCAAATACATCATATTCGATCGTTGTAGTAACTTTTATTTTTGCTGTTTACTTCAAAGATGTCATTGCACAAAAATTACCAATCGGTGATTTATTTTGGAGTTTAGGAATTAGCATTTCAATGGTTCTTACAGGAATTATTTCACCAATTCTTGGTGCAATTGCAGATTATTCAGCCGGCAAAAAAAGATTTTTATTGTTCTTCACACTGCTTTGTATCATTCCAACATCACTTCTTTATTTTACTCACGAAGGTGATATTTTATTAGCTTTAATTTTATTTATTCTTTCAAACATTGGTTTTGAAGCAGCATTAGTTTTTTACGATTCATTTCTTCCGGAAATTACATCAAGAAAAACTTATGGAAGAGTCAGTGGATATGGTTTTGCTATGGGTTATTTAGGTTCATTAATTATTTTAGCATTGTCTTATCCATTTATTGAATCGGGAAAAATTAAAGAAACTTTTCCACTGGCGGCATTATTCTTTTTTATTTTTTCTATTCCATTATTTTTGTTTTTAAATGATTCAAGAAAAAAAGTTGAAAGCAGCATTTCATTTATAAATATTGGTGTTAGCAGAGTTTGGAATACAATTAAGCATCTTAAAGATTATAAAAATTTGGCATTATTTCTTTTATCATTTTTCCTTTATATAGAAGGAGTAAATACAGTTATATTTTTTGCGGGAAATTATGCTTCAACAACTTTAAATTTTACAATGATTGAATTAATTATTTTTTTTATAATTGTTCAAACCACTGCAATTTTTGGATCAATATTATTTGGAATTATCTCTGATTCGATCGGACAAAAAAAATCCATAATAATTTCATTATTCATTTGGATTTTTACAATTGTGCTTGCTTATTTCACAAGCAGCAGCGAAAGTTTTATAGTTCAAATTTTATCTAAATATTTTAATATTTCTGATCAACAAATTATGATTAAAAGTTTTTATTTTGTTGGACTTTTAGCCGGAAGTGTAATGGGCGCAACTCAATCAACAAGCCGAAGTCTTATGTCAAAATTAACTCCGGAAAGTAAGAAAACTGAATTTTTTGGATTTTATTCTTTGTTTGGAAAAAGCAGCGCGGTTATTGGTCCGTTAGTTTTTGGATTAGTTAGTTATAGTTCCGGAAATCAAAGATTTGCAATTCTTTCGGTTGGAATATTTTTTATTTTAGGATTATTTAGTTTGCATTTTGTAAAAGACACACAGCCGCAAAATTAA
- the nusB gene encoding transcription antitermination factor NusB: protein MKSKRRKLREKVLQVLYAYEMEAAGLSDIMNDQLTEITSSEDKEFCSKLINSIIANRKLIESKIEKRLVNWDVSRIAVVDLILLKIGVGEILYIEDIPPKVTINEIIEIAKEYSTAKSGKFINGILDAILADIKTGGNLKKVGRGLIENSLPKQS, encoded by the coding sequence ATGAAATCTAAAAGAAGAAAATTAAGAGAAAAAGTTTTACAAGTTTTATATGCTTATGAAATGGAAGCGGCTGGTTTATCAGATATAATGAATGATCAGCTTACAGAAATTACATCAAGTGAAGATAAAGAGTTTTGTTCAAAACTTATTAACTCAATTATTGCAAATCGAAAATTAATTGAAAGTAAAATTGAAAAACGACTTGTAAATTGGGATGTTTCTAGAATTGCAGTTGTTGATTTAATATTGTTAAAAATTGGCGTAGGTGAAATTTTATATATTGAAGATATTCCTCCAAAAGTTACAATAAATGAAATTATCGAAATTGCTAAAGAATATAGCACTGCGAAAAGCGGAAAATTTATTAACGGCATTTTGGATGCAATTCTTGCCGATATTAAAACTGGAGGAAATTTAAAAAAAGTGGGCAGAGGACTTATTGAAAACTCCCTTCCAAAACAATCCTAA
- a CDS encoding energy transducer TonB has translation MALTKNPKVDLKLKYKRVFEISVIIALLLLILSFKYFPKIEGDALAIEAPQELVEVEDVDITKQETAPPPPPKPPIPIEAPSDDELEDIEIEDTEIDINEDVAAPPPPVKEEEEEVAVEFFVAVEDMPEPIGGIQGIQEKIVYPEIAKRAGVQGRVYIKAFVDEGGTVQKAEVIKGIGAGCDEAAVEAVMKTKFKPGKQRGKPVRVQVSIPILFKLN, from the coding sequence GTGGCATTAACGAAAAATCCAAAAGTTGATCTAAAATTAAAATACAAAAGAGTATTTGAAATTAGTGTAATAATTGCTCTTTTACTTTTAATTTTATCTTTTAAGTACTTCCCAAAAATTGAGGGTGATGCTTTAGCAATAGAGGCACCACAAGAATTGGTTGAAGTTGAAGATGTTGATATTACTAAGCAAGAAACTGCTCCGCCTCCACCACCAAAACCGCCTATTCCGATTGAAGCTCCATCTGATGATGAATTAGAAGATATCGAAATTGAAGATACGGAAATTGATATTAATGAAGATGTTGCAGCTCCGCCTCCGCCAGTTAAAGAAGAGGAAGAGGAAGTTGCTGTTGAGTTTTTTGTTGCAGTAGAAGATATGCCAGAACCAATTGGTGGAATTCAAGGTATTCAAGAAAAAATTGTTTATCCGGAAATTGCAAAAAGAGCTGGTGTTCAAGGCAGAGTTTATATCAAAGCATTTGTTGATGAAGGCGGAACAGTACAAAAAGCTGAAGTAATTAAAGGCATTGGTGCCGGTTGTGATGAGGCTGCTGTTGAAGCCGTAATGAAAACTAAATTTAAACCCGGAAAACAAAGAGGAAAACCTGTTAGAGTTCAGGTTTCAATTCCAATTCTTTTCAAATTAAACTAA
- a CDS encoding YdcF family protein, with protein MSYQIKNILIVSFIAVINTFLLFFVKYYQNNLSLVEFSISKTGNFISIFLLIIFIIGAFLLLKQKDSFTVVKSRMLITFSILYLLPIFVIIIFNFVDFKFADEYLLGYPLKKIIPAIFFVFNQAFFLFVLFLIWFTYLGYPLLSYFFSSVAVGFTIILFLAVSFICTFFTSEFSLTKNQTKFDYGIILGAAVWSKNRPSPIFSGRIEKGAELYKKGIVERLQLTGGNAPGELSEAKTAFNYLNTIHKIPKTKIFIEEKTSTTNEQIRFIKNEILEKNKAEKFLIISDQFHLKRIEEMADFYNLNAEVISSNYKLNMQKSFYYRFRDCVSLVMFWFFAI; from the coding sequence ATGTCTTATCAAATAAAAAATATTTTAATAGTTTCGTTCATCGCAGTAATTAATACTTTTCTGCTTTTTTTTGTGAAGTATTATCAAAATAATCTTTCACTTGTTGAGTTTAGTATCAGCAAAACCGGAAATTTTATAAGTATTTTTTTATTAATTATTTTTATAATTGGCGCATTCTTACTTTTAAAACAAAAAGATAGTTTTACCGTTGTAAAATCAAGAATGCTTATTACATTTTCTATTTTATACTTACTACCGATTTTTGTAATTATAATTTTTAATTTTGTTGATTTCAAATTTGCAGACGAATATTTACTTGGATATCCTTTAAAGAAAATAATTCCCGCAATATTTTTTGTATTTAATCAAGCATTCTTTTTGTTCGTTTTATTTTTAATTTGGTTTACATATTTAGGCTATCCGTTATTATCATATTTCTTCTCAAGCGTTGCAGTTGGATTTACAATAATTTTATTTTTAGCAGTTTCATTTATTTGTACATTTTTTACAAGTGAATTTAGTTTAACAAAAAACCAAACTAAATTTGATTACGGAATAATTTTAGGTGCAGCAGTTTGGAGTAAAAATAGACCAAGTCCAATATTTTCCGGCAGAATTGAAAAAGGTGCCGAACTTTACAAAAAAGGAATTGTTGAAAGACTTCAGCTTACGGGAGGAAATGCGCCCGGAGAATTAAGTGAAGCTAAAACTGCTTTTAATTATTTAAATACTATTCATAAAATTCCTAAAACAAAAATATTTATTGAGGAGAAAACCTCAACAACAAATGAGCAAATTAGATTTATAAAAAATGAAATTCTTGAGAAAAACAAAGCTGAAAAATTTTTAATTATTTCGGACCAATTTCATCTTAAGCGAATTGAAGAAATGGCGGATTTTTATAATCTAAATGCAGAAGTAATAAGTTCAAATTATAAATTAAATATGCAAAAATCATTTTATTACAGATTTCGTGACTGTGTAAGTTTGGTAATGTTTTGGTTTTTTGCAATTTGA
- a CDS encoding Glu/Leu/Phe/Val dehydrogenase: protein MKNFDVMEKFGHEQVIFCSDKDSRLKAIIAIHDTTLGPAIGGTRMWDYASFDEALNDVLRLSRGMTYKASVSGLNFGGGNAVIIGNPETQKSERLFRTFGKFIEGLSGRYITAEDVGTTVNDMEYVLMETSFVTGISKALGGSGDPAPVSAYGVYMGMKACANAKWGNDSLNGKKIVIQGAGRVARYLCEHLFNEGAKIIISDILESKVKTVLDSVDAEVVSPEKIYDLDCDIFSPCALGAIINDKTISKLKCEIIAGSANNQLEDENKHGQMLKEKGILYAPDYVINAGGLINVANELKGYRQDRALKQADGIYDVLSKVIKISKEQNIPTHLASNQIAEERLKQIGGIKKIYSAS, encoded by the coding sequence ATGAAAAATTTTGATGTTATGGAAAAATTTGGGCATGAACAAGTAATTTTTTGTTCAGATAAGGATTCCAGATTAAAAGCGATAATTGCAATTCATGATACAACTTTGGGACCTGCAATCGGCGGAACACGAATGTGGGATTATGCAAGTTTTGATGAAGCATTAAATGATGTTTTAAGATTATCAAGAGGAATGACATATAAAGCTTCGGTTTCTGGATTAAATTTTGGCGGCGGAAATGCTGTAATTATCGGAAATCCGGAAACACAAAAATCAGAAAGATTATTTAGAACTTTCGGAAAATTTATTGAAGGATTATCCGGAAGATATATTACAGCGGAAGATGTTGGAACAACAGTTAATGATATGGAATACGTTTTAATGGAAACATCTTTTGTTACCGGAATTTCTAAAGCGTTGGGAGGCTCCGGCGATCCCGCTCCCGTTTCTGCTTACGGAGTTTATATGGGAATGAAAGCATGTGCAAATGCAAAATGGGGAAATGATTCTTTAAATGGTAAAAAAATCGTAATTCAAGGCGCCGGAAGAGTTGCTCGTTATTTGTGTGAACATTTATTTAATGAAGGTGCAAAAATAATTATATCCGATATTTTAGAATCTAAAGTTAAAACAGTTTTAGATTCCGTAGATGCTGAAGTTGTTTCTCCGGAAAAAATTTATGATTTAGATTGTGATATTTTTTCGCCTTGTGCTTTAGGTGCAATAATTAATGACAAAACAATTTCAAAATTAAAATGTGAGATAATTGCTGGTTCTGCAAATAATCAATTGGAAGATGAAAATAAGCATGGACAAATGTTAAAGGAAAAAGGAATTTTATATGCACCGGATTATGTAATAAATGCCGGGGGATTAATAAACGTTGCAAATGAACTAAAAGGTTACAGACAAGATCGTGCATTAAAACAAGCAGATGGAATTTACGATGTTTTGAGTAAGGTAATTAAAATTTCTAAGGAACAGAATATTCCTACACATTTAGCATCAAATCAAATTGCTGAAGAAAGATTAAAACAAATTGGGGGAATTAAAAAAATATATTCCGCAAGTTAG
- a CDS encoding NAD(P)H-hydrate dehydratase gives MIPLFNVSQIRFADKFAIEKYSIPSLLLMENAAESIKTEIFNEYPNNSKNQIFSIVCGKGNNGGDGFALARKLAVENFIVNVFVIPNKNEISGDAKINFEILESISKDYKNLKIKFYKKLSDLNFVKNSDFIVDAILGTGSQGELKSPIKEIVEELNKVNSIKIAIDIPTGLNLENANGNVIFKADLTVTLAELKTGLFYEKGKLNSGKIVKGSIGIGENYFDKLEVNEYLIEPEDAFSGIPVKQTNLNKYSAGKVLVIAGSGEMPGAGVFAINSAMISGSGAGYLAFPKSIQNLVQSQMNSAIVLNYKDENSEILQFRNLEEIQSKIDSSDSILIGPGLGRNEETQNAVFEFLKNNSSKKIVIDADAIFSLGKGKYKKLNLSDSAFTPHHKEFADLLGIEFKDLTNNLLKYGRKFVQETHSFLVLKGSPTLLFNKKGEVFINTTGNAGLAKFGSGDVLGGIITSFIAQTKKIESSVISAVYIHGLAADLIADEESEFGITPAKLINYIPSTIKFLRKSFV, from the coding sequence ATGATTCCACTTTTTAATGTTTCACAAATTAGATTTGCAGATAAATTTGCGATTGAAAAATATTCAATTCCAAGTTTATTGCTTATGGAAAATGCTGCGGAAAGTATAAAAACAGAAATATTTAATGAATATCCGAACAATTCTAAAAATCAAATATTTTCAATTGTTTGCGGAAAAGGTAATAACGGCGGCGATGGATTTGCATTAGCAAGAAAGTTAGCTGTTGAGAATTTTATTGTTAATGTTTTTGTAATTCCAAATAAAAATGAAATTTCCGGCGATGCAAAAATCAATTTTGAGATTTTAGAAAGTATTTCAAAAGATTATAAAAATCTTAAAATTAAATTTTATAAAAAATTATCCGATTTAAATTTTGTAAAAAATTCTGATTTTATAGTTGATGCAATTCTCGGTACCGGTTCGCAAGGTGAATTAAAATCTCCAATTAAAGAAATTGTTGAAGAATTAAATAAAGTAAATTCTATAAAAATTGCTATAGATATTCCAACCGGATTGAATCTTGAAAATGCAAACGGAAATGTAATTTTCAAAGCAGATTTAACTGTAACTTTGGCTGAATTAAAAACCGGACTTTTTTACGAAAAAGGTAAGTTAAATTCCGGTAAAATTGTAAAGGGTTCAATTGGAATTGGCGAAAATTATTTTGATAAATTAGAAGTAAACGAATATTTAATTGAACCGGAAGATGCTTTTTCCGGAATTCCGGTAAAGCAAACAAATTTAAATAAATATTCTGCCGGAAAAGTTTTGGTGATTGCCGGCTCAGGAGAAATGCCCGGAGCTGGAGTTTTTGCAATCAATTCTGCAATGATTTCCGGAAGCGGCGCCGGATATTTGGCATTTCCAAAATCAATTCAGAATTTAGTTCAATCACAAATGAACTCTGCGATTGTGCTGAATTACAAAGATGAAAATTCCGAAATTTTACAATTTAGAAATTTGGAAGAAATTCAATCTAAAATTGATTCGTCTGATTCGATTTTAATTGGTCCCGGATTGGGAAGAAATGAAGAAACTCAAAATGCTGTTTTTGAATTTCTGAAAAATAATTCTTCTAAAAAAATTGTAATTGATGCAGATGCAATTTTTAGTTTAGGAAAGGGAAAATATAAAAAATTAAATTTATCAGATTCAGCATTTACTCCGCACCATAAAGAATTTGCAGATTTATTAGGAATTGAATTTAAGGATTTGACAAATAATTTGCTAAAATATGGCAGAAAATTTGTACAAGAAACTCATTCATTTTTGGTTTTAAAAGGAAGTCCAACTTTGTTGTTCAATAAAAAAGGTGAAGTTTTTATAAATACAACCGGAAATGCAGGTTTAGCAAAATTTGGCAGCGGAGATGTTTTAGGCGGAATTATAACTTCATTTATTGCACAAACAAAAAAAATAGAAAGTTCGGTAATTTCGGCAGTATATATTCATGGTTTAGCAGCAGATTTAATTGCCGATGAAGAATCAGAATTTGGAATTACACCGGCAAAATTAATTAATTACATTCCTTCAACAATAAAATTCTTGAGAAAATCATTTGTATAA
- a CDS encoding energy transducer TonB — MLTKNPKVDLKLKHQRIFEVGMILSILLVIFAFRFFPEVKSQTHIQKIENEFITVEDVLITNGIKTPPLPQIPIIPIEIPEDEELIDIEIENTDLIHTANVSDAKNYREEIEKIDEQPPFIWVEEMPEIIGGLQSLQSKIIYPEIAQKAGIGGKVILQATIDKIGNPIDIIVLKAVGAGCDEAAIEALKSVKFTPGKQRGKPVYVRITIPIVFALQ, encoded by the coding sequence ATGCTAACCAAAAATCCAAAAGTAGATTTAAAATTAAAACATCAGCGAATTTTTGAAGTTGGAATGATTCTTTCAATCTTGTTAGTAATTTTTGCATTTAGGTTTTTTCCTGAAGTAAAATCGCAAACGCATATTCAAAAAATTGAAAATGAATTTATTACAGTTGAGGATGTATTAATAACAAATGGAATTAAAACACCGCCTCTTCCGCAAATACCAATAATTCCCATCGAAATTCCGGAAGATGAGGAATTAATTGATATTGAAATTGAAAATACTGATTTAATTCATACCGCCAATGTTTCTGATGCAAAAAATTACAGAGAAGAAATTGAAAAAATAGATGAACAACCGCCATTTATTTGGGTTGAAGAAATGCCGGAAATAATTGGCGGATTACAATCCTTGCAAAGTAAAATTATTTATCCGGAAATTGCTCAGAAAGCCGGAATAGGTGGAAAAGTAATTCTGCAAGCAACAATTGATAAAATTGGAAATCCAATCGATATAATTGTATTAAAAGCAGTTGGAGCTGGTTGTGATGAAGCTGCAATAGAAGCTCTTAAATCTGTTAAATTTACGCCGGGAAAGCAAAGAGGAAAACCAGTTTATGTAAGAATAACAATTCCAATTGTTTTTGCACTTCAATAA
- the vanZ gene encoding VanZ family protein, with product MYKYLKENRLKVLVIPLILYWIILFIGTTLPSTTYVDVFEISDKLKHLGAYLILAVLLGLNLHFQEKWQGLSKFYLSYTFIICITYGVLDEIHQIFVPNRSAEFFDWIADLSGTLIGILVIRIFINIIRNKNMQIETNQ from the coding sequence TTGTATAAATATTTAAAAGAAAATAGATTAAAGGTTTTGGTTATTCCTCTAATCTTGTATTGGATTATTTTGTTTATTGGAACTACGCTACCCTCAACAACTTATGTAGATGTTTTTGAAATTTCGGATAAACTAAAACATTTAGGCGCATATTTAATTTTAGCAGTTTTGTTAGGATTGAATCTTCATTTTCAAGAAAAATGGCAAGGTCTTTCTAAATTTTACCTAAGTTACACTTTTATAATTTGTATTACTTATGGCGTTCTTGATGAAATTCATCAAATTTTTGTACCAAATAGATCCGCAGAATTTTTTGATTGGATTGCAGATTTATCGGGAACTTTAATTGGAATTTTAGTTATTAGAATTTTTATAAATATTATTCGTAATAAAAACATGCAAATTGAAACAAATCAGTAA
- a CDS encoding ABC transporter ATP-binding protein: MNFLELLNIDFRYETNSLQSSFLISDLNLVVNAGEFITVMGPNGSGKSTLLKLIANLIEPNNGKIFLEGKNYNSYKRKEFAKIVSFVPQINKMFFQYSIYEIVMMGRTPFQNIFGIENDTDKEKIANVLQILEIDHLKHKGINEVSGGEAQRALIARALVQEPKIILLDEPNAHLDIKHQVAIFNILQKLNDEFNLTIMLISHELNLASFFSKRVLLMNNGKIEFDSSPKQVLTEKNIKSIFKINSKVSVNEKDEIFIKIIPKL, from the coding sequence ATGAACTTTCTTGAACTTTTAAATATTGATTTTCGATACGAGACAAATTCTCTCCAATCCTCATTTTTAATTTCCGATTTAAATTTAGTTGTTAATGCCGGCGAATTTATAACAGTTATGGGTCCAAACGGTTCTGGAAAATCTACACTTCTAAAATTAATTGCAAATCTTATTGAACCAAATAACGGTAAAATTTTTTTAGAAGGAAAAAATTATAATTCTTATAAAAGAAAAGAATTTGCAAAAATTGTTTCATTTGTGCCCCAAATAAATAAAATGTTTTTCCAATATTCTATTTATGAAATTGTTATGATGGGAAGAACTCCGTTTCAAAATATTTTTGGAATTGAGAATGATACGGATAAAGAAAAAATTGCAAACGTTTTACAAATATTAGAAATTGATCATCTAAAACATAAAGGTATAAATGAAGTTTCCGGCGGTGAGGCTCAAAGAGCTTTAATTGCAAGAGCTTTGGTTCAAGAACCAAAAATAATTTTGCTTGATGAACCAAATGCTCATTTAGATATTAAACATCAAGTGGCTATTTTTAATATATTACAAAAATTGAATGATGAATTTAATTTAACAATTATGTTAATTTCTCACGAGTTAAATTTGGCAAGTTTTTTTAGCAAAAGAGTCTTGTTGATGAATAATGGAAAAATTGAATTTGATTCCTCACCAAAACAAGTATTAACCGAAAAAAATATCAAATCTATTTTCAAAATAAATTCAAAAGTTTCAGTAAATGAAAAAGACGAAATTTTTATTAAAATTATTCCTAAATTGTAA